The window CGTCACCGCTGGGTAGGATCGCTGGCACCCATGGCCCCTCGGGTGGTTCGAGTTGCCCAGGAGAACGCCTTGCACCACACGCTCTCGGCCGAGTTCCGAACCACACCGGCCAAGCCCGAATCATGACCGGGTTCGACCTGTCCGGGCTGGGTCCCGGCGCCATCGTCCTGGTCGGCTACAGCCGGACCCTGCTGGAGCCGCTGGCCGAGCGGGTGCCGGCCGGCGGCGTCCTGGTGATCGAGGATCCGGTGGTCGCGGCCAACCGTGAGGTCGCCAAGGCCACCGACGCCGATCCGCTGGTCGGGCGGCTGATGCTGACCGAGTACCAGGAACTGCCGAACATCGACGCGCTGGTCGCGGCCGAGCCGGCGCTGCGGGCGGCCCGGGCGGTACTGCCGGGCAGCGAGTACGCGGTCGAGCCGGCGGCCCGGCTGGCGGCCCTGCTGGGGTTGCCGGGGGCCGGCCCAGAAGCCGCCGCGGTGTTCCGGAACAAGGCCCGGCAACGCCGGACGGCCGCCGCGGCGGGACTGCGCAACCCCCGGTTCGCGGTGGTGTCCAGCGCCGCCGAGGCAGCTGCCTTCGTCGACGAGGTCGGCGTCCGGTGCGTGGTGAAGCCGACGGCCCGCCAGGCCAGCCTGGGCGTCCGGTTCGTCAACCCGCACACCGGTGAGGCGGCCGCCGCGTTCGAGCACGCCAGCGCGGTCGACGAGGCGAAGCTGGTTCCGGCCTCGGGAATCCGATCGGAGGTGATAGTCGAGGAAGCCATCTCCGGACCGGAGTACAGCGTCGAGATGCTGGTCCGCCAGGGCCGCCGGTGCTTCGCCAACGTGACGGCCAAGCAGCTGGTGCCCGGTGAGCACCCCGTGGAGCTCGGCCACACCGTGCCTGGGGCGCGCACCGGTGAGGACTACACCAGCCTGATCGAGTCCACCACCCGGCTGTTCACCGCGGCCGGCTTCGACACCGGCGTGCTGCACTGCGAGTGGATCGTCAGCGAGCAGTGCCCCGTCCTGGTCGAATGCGCCGCCCGGGTGCCCGGCGACGAGATCGCCACGCTGATCTCGCTGGCCTTCGACCGGTCCTTCGTGCTGGCCTACCTGACCCTGATGCTGGGCGCTGACCCGCAGCTGCCTGTCGAGCCGCCCTACGGCGCGACCGTCCGGTTCCTGACCACCGCGCCGGGAACGGTGACCGAGGTGGCCGGCGCCGAAGAGGCCGCGACGCTGCCCGGCGTCCAGCGGGTCAGGATCACCGCCCAGCCGGGTGACCGGATCGGGCCGATCCGGTCGTCCTGGGACCGGGTCGGTTATCTGGTGCTGCGGTCAGCCGATGCCGCGCAGGCACGTCAGGACGCCGACCGCGCCGCGAACGCGATCGTGGTCACCACGGCGTCATGAGTCTGGGGACCAC of the Jatrophihabitans sp. genome contains:
- a CDS encoding ATP-grasp domain-containing protein, with the protein product MTGFDLSGLGPGAIVLVGYSRTLLEPLAERVPAGGVLVIEDPVVAANREVAKATDADPLVGRLMLTEYQELPNIDALVAAEPALRAARAVLPGSEYAVEPAARLAALLGLPGAGPEAAAVFRNKARQRRTAAAAGLRNPRFAVVSSAAEAAAFVDEVGVRCVVKPTARQASLGVRFVNPHTGEAAAAFEHASAVDEAKLVPASGIRSEVIVEEAISGPEYSVEMLVRQGRRCFANVTAKQLVPGEHPVELGHTVPGARTGEDYTSLIESTTRLFTAAGFDTGVLHCEWIVSEQCPVLVECAARVPGDEIATLISLAFDRSFVLAYLTLMLGADPQLPVEPPYGATVRFLTTAPGTVTEVAGAEEAATLPGVQRVRITAQPGDRIGPIRSSWDRVGYLVLRSADAAQARQDADRAANAIVVTTAS